CTCGAGGGCCGCGCGGTAGTCCGCGGGATCGGGCTCGCCGTCGACCTCGGCGAGCCCGTGACAGAGCGAGCGCTCGTAGCGCAGTCGGTTCGGGAACCGCTCGAGGGCTTCCTGCCAGTCGCGGGTCTCCTCGACGAACGCGCGGGCCTCCTGGGTGGACTCGGGCTCCGCGTCGGTGGGGTTCCCGAGGTAGGCCATCACCGCGCCGGCCCAGTCGCCGCGGACGATCTCGAGGCCGACCTCGTGGGTGACCGGGCGGCGGCTGCCGAAGCGCTGCTGGCCGAAGAAGTTGGGGACGCCGATCGAGACGGTCGTCTCGTCGTCGGCCGAGTCGTCGTTATCCGTCTCGTCGGCGCCGTTTTCGAGGCCCCCGAAGGCGTGCAGTTCGTCCGTGATCTCGGCCGCGCGCTGGGGGTCGTCGGGGTCGCTGACGACCAGTTCGAACTCGTTGCCCGCGAGGTCGCCGAACTCGAGCGACCGGCCCGCGCGGCCGACGACCTCGATGTCGGCGCCGCGGACGTCGGGGAGGTCCGCGGGGTCGGCGCCGTAGATCGAGAACAGCTGCGTGGTGACCGCGTACTTGTCCTTCGTCCCGGCCCAGTTGACCCGCTCGCGGGAGACGCCGAGCGCGTCCGAGAGCCGGCCGACGAAGTCGTTGGTGTCCCAGCCCGACAGCGTCGCGCGAACGACGAGGTAGGGGTAGGCGTCCGTCGCCGCGTCGACGGGCTGGGTGTCGAAGCGCTCGCGTTCGCGCACGCGGAAGTGGTCGTCGTCCGCGCGAAGGCGGCCGCCGACGCCGTCGGTATCGGTGACGTAGTGCTCCATGCCGACGGCCTGCTCCGTGGGATGTGCCGGGCGCATGCTGGATGGCGGCGCTTAGGCGGCCGGGGATAAATCGGTTCGTTCTCGCCTCGAGCGGAACGCGAGCGAGTCGACCGGAGAGCGATGAGACGGGTGATCGAACGAGTTATTGGACTGTTGACCGAACGCGGTCGTATGGACGCGACCGACCTCCGGCGGCCGCTCGAGCTATCGGCCGGCCTGGCGATCGGAATCGGGCTCGTGGTGCTCGCGACGGGCGACTGGCCCAGATTCGGGTTCCTGCTCGGAATCGGCCTCGTTCCGATCACCATCATCGCGTTCGAGCGCATCGACGGGCCGCTCGAGGCGCGGACGGCGCGAATCGGCGCGATCGTCGTGGGCGGCGGACTCGTCGGGGCGGCGCTCTGGCTGGCGGCCTGACGGGCGACGGCTCGGGTCTCGCTACTGCGGTCGGCGTCGTCGCGGACTCCGAGTCGGTGATCGGCTCGACGGAGTCTCAGAAGAGGGAGAGTTCGCCCGTGACGCTGTCGACGCGGTCGTCTCCCGCCGGACCGACGGCCAGCGTCGTGACCGTTCCGGGCTCGAGTTGCGTGTGGCCCGCGTCTCGGACGATCGCGTTGGGGATGCCCTCGCTGTCGGCGATCGCGGCGAGTTCGTGGAGTTGGCGCTCGCTCTCGCCTTTCAGGACGACCTTCTTCTGACCGCCCTGCTTCCACTGGCTCTGTAGCTGGCCGTCCGCCTTCTCGTAGGCCGACAGCGACGCGTGAGCGACCTGCGCGGCGAGTTTCCCCTGTCCCATACCGATGTCCGTGCGGGCGACGATGGCCTGTTTCATGGCCGAGGAGAGGACGGGAACGCCTTTAGCCCTGACTATCGCGATCAGCGGACGATCTCGCTCTCGAGGCCGAGCTCGCACTCGGTTCGCCGGGCCTCCGGCCCCGTTTCGACGAGCGTCGGTTTCGAAACCGACTCGGAGAACCGGTCGGGATCGGGCGCGACGCGTTTGGAGGTCTCCGAGAAGACCGACCCCTGTCGTCCCCCCACCAAGGCCACGCCGCCGTACTTGCGTTCCTCGAAGGGAGTCTCGTCGGGATCCGGGAACTCCTCGCGAATGAGGTCCGCGGTCCCCCGGGCGTACTCCGCCGCCTGTCGCTGCGTGTACTGGCTCTCCTCGTAGTACGTCTCGGCGTGTTCGTCGGCCAACTCCTCCGAGCAGTGTTCCGGCGACTCGTAGTAGACCGCCGCCGGCGTGGTGTAGCCGCCGGCGAAGCGAACGTTCACCGTGAAGCTGTCCGGGTAGCGAAGGATCAGCGGGGCGTACACCATCTCCGTGACGGTGGCCCACTGCTGGACTCGCCAGCCTCCCTCGACGTAGTACGCGGCGATCTTCGCGACCCGATCGTCGCGGTCGCCCCGAAAGTACGCCATCGCGACTTCCTCGTAGTTATCCCCCGCAACCCGTCGCAGCCGCCGCTGAAAGCTCTCGGCGGCGTGCGCGTACTCCTCCTCGTAGGCGGTGAGCAACGGGACGTCCGGATCGGCGAGCAGGTCCGCCTTCCGCTCGTGGGCCTCCGCGATGGTTCGCATGTTCTCGTGGAAGACTCGCTCGGCCTCGTCGTCGGGAAGCGGGATTCTGACCGCTCGCTGATGCAAGATCCGTGCATCGCCGTTGAACCGCTCCTGTTTCCCCTCCATGGGAACCTGTTCGGGGTACCACCTACTAATTGATTCGGGCCGCGACCGAGAAAGTATACTTGCAGTTGTAATGTATCGAAACACTTCGGATTTCCGTCACTCGTCCGTCGGCCGCCGAATCGGATCGGGTGATTTAGGAACCCGTGGGACGCCCCTACTCGATATGATCCTCTCCGACGCGGACATCCTCGAGCGACTCGAGGCCGGCGACCTCGTCGTCGACCCCCTCGACGACCCCGAGTTGCAGATCCAGCCCGCGAGCATCGACCTCCGACTCGGCCGAGAGTTCCTCGAGTTCCAGCGGACGAACATCCCCTGTATTCACCCCAACTCCGAACAGGAGGTCGACGAGTACGTCACCGAGACCATCGTCGAGGACGGCGACGACTTCATCCTGCATCCGGGGGACTTCGTGCTCGGGACGACCCACGAGCGCGTCGAGATCCCGCCGGACCTGATCGCCCACGTCGAGGGCCGGTCGTCCCTGGGTCGCCTCGCCGTGGTCGTCCACGCGACGGCGGGGCTGTGCGACCCCGGCTACCGCGGACAGATCACCCTCGAACTGTCGAATCTCGGCACCGCGCCCGTGGCACTCACGCCCGGAATGCGGATCTCCCAGCTGACGTTCACCGAACTGAAGACCGAGGCGGAGCGACCCTACGGTAGCGAGCGCGGCTCGAAGTACCAGGACCAGGACGGCCCGCAGGCCTCCCGGATCCAGAGCGACCACGAGTTCGGCGGCGACCAACTCGAGCGCGATCGGTAACCGACTACGATCGCTCTCTTCTCGTTTCGGGCGCTGGTAGACACGTGAGTCCATTGCTCGAGTGGCTACAGGCAGCTCGAGCGTTCTGCTCGTGGCAACGGTAATTGCCACACCCTCCCCAGCCGATTCGCTCGCTCTCTTCGTTCACTCGCTCGTCCCTCGCACGTGTTTGTACCGCGGTTCACCAGTTACTCGCGGGTCACTTCGGTCCCCGCTCGTTTCTCGAGGCGCTCGGTTCCCTCGCGCCTCGCATGTTCACCGCGGCACGGCGCGCGCCACCGCAGTGTAGGGGTCACCGTTCTACGGTCGCTCCGTGTCTCACAGGCGCATACCGGGTTCGTGACCCACAAGTTATTCCGCCGGCGGACATAGGGGCCGCAAATGCAATTCGTCGAAGAAATCGTCGTGGACGAGTTCCTCCCGACGGTACGCTCGCTGCTCGCCGGGGAACTCCGCGACCGCGGGCTCACCCAGAGCGAGGTCGCCGACGTGCTCGGCATCAGCCAGAGCGCCGTCTCGAAGTACGCCCACGGCGACGTCACCACCAACGAACGCATCGCCGACGACGAGCGCGTCGAGGCGCTCGTCTCCGAACTCGCCGACGGGCTCGCGGCCGGCGACGTCACGCCCGTCCAGGCGCTGATCGAGATCGAAGTCCTCGTTCGCGACCTCGAGAGCGGCGGCGATCTCCTGGCCCAGCTCCACGAGGAGGCCGTCCCGGAGCTCGCCGACCACGGCGCGAGCTTCCGCGTCCACGACCCCGAAAACGACCTGCGGACCAGCGAACGCGTCCTCTCGTCGCTGCGACGCGGGCTGCGTATCCTCGAGAACGCGGGGGGCTTCGCGACCCTGATCCCGGCGGTCGGCGCCAATCTGGTCGCCTGCACGCCCGACGCGGGCGACGTCGACGACGTCGCCGGCGTCCCCGGCCGGATCTTC
This portion of the Haloterrigena gelatinilytica genome encodes:
- the pth2 gene encoding peptidyl-tRNA hydrolase Pth2 encodes the protein MKQAIVARTDIGMGQGKLAAQVAHASLSAYEKADGQLQSQWKQGGQKKVVLKGESERQLHELAAIADSEGIPNAIVRDAGHTQLEPGTVTTLAVGPAGDDRVDSVTGELSLF
- the dcd gene encoding dCTP deaminase; the encoded protein is MILSDADILERLEAGDLVVDPLDDPELQIQPASIDLRLGREFLEFQRTNIPCIHPNSEQEVDEYVTETIVEDGDDFILHPGDFVLGTTHERVEIPPDLIAHVEGRSSLGRLAVVVHATAGLCDPGYRGQITLELSNLGTAPVALTPGMRISQLTFTELKTEAERPYGSERGSKYQDQDGPQASRIQSDHEFGGDQLERDR
- the truD gene encoding tRNA pseudouridine(13) synthase TruD gives rise to the protein MRPAHPTEQAVGMEHYVTDTDGVGGRLRADDDHFRVRERERFDTQPVDAATDAYPYLVVRATLSGWDTNDFVGRLSDALGVSRERVNWAGTKDKYAVTTQLFSIYGADPADLPDVRGADIEVVGRAGRSLEFGDLAGNEFELVVSDPDDPQRAAEITDELHAFGGLENGADETDNDDSADDETTVSIGVPNFFGQQRFGSRRPVTHEVGLEIVRGDWAGAVMAYLGNPTDAEPESTQEARAFVEETRDWQEALERFPNRLRYERSLCHGLAEVDGEPDPADYRAALERLPSNLQRLFVHAAQSYAFNLMLSARLERGLPFDEPVEGDVACFADTDAPAGLELPDTDRLQRVTDRRVRSVRRHCERGRAFVTAPLVGTETELADGEQGEIERAVLDDLDLEPADFDLPGEFYSSGTRRAILVRTTLSLETEPLTLSFGLPKGSYATVVCREYLKVDPVDLG
- a CDS encoding thiamine-phosphate synthase family protein, which encodes MQFVEEIVVDEFLPTVRSLLAGELRDRGLTQSEVADVLGISQSAVSKYAHGDVTTNERIADDERVEALVSELADGLAAGDVTPVQALIEIEVLVRDLESGGDLLAQLHEEAVPELADHGASFRVHDPENDLRTSERVLSSLRRGLRILENAGGFATLIPAVGANLVACTPDAGDVDDVAGVPGRIFDVKGQATVPSDPEFGVSEHVASVLLAAREHGADASAAINIRYEPDLLAELTEQGHVTAEFDESNDVASSVGAAIEDEPEATVLYQTGGMGIEPLIYVLGSDAESVADAVRSLI